TAAAGGGAAATCCACCAGTGGATGTCACAGATTACCGCATAAGCTTGGAAAATATCTGGACGCAATTACACAGTGATGTAATTGATTTGTATAAGCATGTTTCAAAAGAATATTCAAATGCACTTCTGTGGATTTGATGTGTTTATAAGGAGGAAAAAGTTTGAAACAAGAAGTGAAAATTCCACAAGCCACAACTAAAAGACTTCCTCTTTACTATCGATTTATCCAAAACTTTGCGCAAGAAGGAATGGAACGTATTTCATCGAAGGAATTGAGCGAAGCGATGAAAATCGACTCTGCAACGATTCGTCGTGATTTCTCTTATTTTGGTGCGCTTGGGAAAAAGGGATATGGCTACGATGTACAACATCTATTGACATTTTTTAGTCAAACACTAGATCAGCATGAAACAACAAAAGTAGCATTAATCGGTGTGGGGAACTTAGGTAATGCCTTTTTAAAGTATAATTTCCAGAAAAATCATAATACGCACATTGTGGTGGCATTTGATTCGAAGGCGCCTAAGGAAGGGAAAATGATCAGCAATATTCCTGTGTATCATCCCGATTTACTAGAAGAAAAGTATGCTGAATACGGGGCAGACCTAGCTATTTTAACAGTATCTTCACGCTCTGCTCAGAAGATGGCGGATCGCTTAGCTGCAATGGACGCAAAAGGTATTTTAAACTTTACACCAGAGCGAATTACTGTACCCGATTCTATGAAATTATTAACAATAGATTTATCAGTTGAATTGCAAGCGCTTATTTATTTAATAAGAAATAGCGATAAATAAGTGCATTCACAATTTTGTAAACAGTTACAATTGATGGCGTTCAAACTATCTAAATAAATTCGCCAAACCTAAAAATTTAAGTTA
This genomic interval from Lysinibacillus sphaericus contains the following:
- a CDS encoding redox-sensing transcriptional repressor Rex; protein product: MKQEVKIPQATTKRLPLYYRFIQNFAQEGMERISSKELSEAMKIDSATIRRDFSYFGALGKKGYGYDVQHLLTFFSQTLDQHETTKVALIGVGNLGNAFLKYNFQKNHNTHIVVAFDSKAPKEGKMISNIPVYHPDLLEEKYAEYGADLAILTVSSRSAQKMADRLAAMDAKGILNFTPERITVPDSMKLLTIDLSVELQALIYLIRNSDK